One segment of Anopheles stephensi strain Indian chromosome 3, UCI_ANSTEP_V1.0, whole genome shotgun sequence DNA contains the following:
- the LOC118510885 gene encoding tyrosine 3-monooxygenase isoform X1, translating into MHTSPSKLMPFQIIQIFLEECDENGYPSRRRSLVDDARFETIVVKQTKQTVLDEARAKANDSTLECSILQAQEQHQQEDKIPQEVQQTVEDQDNDEEEIRMVAVDELPQKPQEHVPSADDEEKEKDAGLTEEEVVLQNAASESPEAEKEVVRAAVVVRLRDGMGSLGRILKAVEAYHGTVVHLESRQSRSEGVQFDVLVKVDMARSNLLQLIRSLRQTQSFGSVSLLSENNVNVKAPWFPKHASELDNCNHLMTKYEPDLDMNHPGFADQVYRARRKEIAEIAFAYRYGDPIPHIDYTETENKTWAAVFGRVKELMVKHACSEYIAVFKKLEDEKIFVKERLPQLQEMSDFLRKNTGFTLRPAAGLLTARDFLASLAFRIFQSTQYVRHINSPYHTPEPDCIHELLGHMPLLADPSFAQFSQEIGLASLGASDEEIEKLSTVYWFTVEFGLCKEKDEVKAYGAGLLSAYGELLHAISDKPEHRPFEPASTAVQPYQDQEYQPIYYVAESFEDAKEKFRRWVSTMSRPFEVRFNPHTERVEVLDSVDKLETLVSQLNTEVLHLTNAIAKLKQPFC; encoded by the exons AACGGATACCCATCCCGGCGCCGTTCTCTGGTCGACGATGCCCGCTTTGAGACGATTGTGGTcaagcaaaccaaacaaaccgtTCTGGACGAGGCCCGCGCAAAGGCCAACG ACTCTACCTTGGAGTGTTCCATTCTGCAGGCCCAAGAACAGCATCAACAAG AAGACAAAATTCCGCAAGAGGTTCAACAGACAGTCGAGGATCAGGATAATGACGAAGAGGAAATTCGAATGGTCGCAG TTGATGAGCTACCCCAGAAGCCCCAGGAACACGTTCCAAGTGCCGACGatgaggagaaggaaaaag ACGCTGGGCTAACTGAGGAGGAAGTTGTACTGCAGAACGCTGCCTCGGAATCGCCCGAAGCCGAGAAGGAGGTGGTCCGTGCCGCCGTGGTCGTCCGACTGCGGGACGGTATGGGATCGCTCGGACGCATCCTTAAGGCGGTGGAGGCGTACCACGGCACCGTGGTACATCTGGAGTCGCGCCAGTCGCGCAGCGAGGGCGTACAGTTTGACGTCCTCGTCAAGGTCGATATGGCCCGCTCCAATCTGCTGCAGCTGATCCGGTCCCTGCGCCAGACGCAGTCCTTCGGTAGCGTTAGCTTGCTGTCGGAGAACAACGTCAACGTGAAGGCACCGTGGTTCCCCAAGCACGCGTCCGAGCTGGACAACTGCAACCATCTGATGACCAAGTACGAGCCGGATCTTGACATGAACCATCCCGGTTTCGCAGATCAGGTGTACCGTGCTCGTCGCAAGGAAATTGCCGAAATCGCATTCGCTTACCGATA TGGAGACCCAATCCCGCACATTGACTACACGGAAACGGAGAACAAGACCTGGGCGGCCGTGTTCGGGCGCGTGAAGGAGCTGATGGTGAAGCACGCCTGCTCCGAGTACATTGCCGTCTTCAAGAAGCTCGAGGACGAGAAGATTTTCGTGAAGGAGCGCCTGCCCCAGCTCCAGGAAATGAGCGATTTCCTGCGCAAGAACACCGGATTCACGCTCCGACCGGCCGCCGGTCTGCTGACGGCTCGCGATTTCCTCGCTTCGCTGGCGTTCCGCATCTTCCAGAGCACGCAGTACGTGCGACACATCAACTCACCCTACCACACACCGGAACC TGATTGCATCCACGAGCTGCTCGGTCATATGCCGCTGCTCGCCGATCCGAGCTTCGCCCAGTTCTCGCAAGAAATCGGATTAGCCTCGCTCGGTGCCTCGGATGAGGAAATTGAAAAGCTCTCGACG GTGTACTGGTTCACGGTTGAGTTCGGACTGTGCAAGGAAAAGGACGAGGTCAAGGCTTACGGTGCCGGTCTGCTGTCCGCTTACGGTGAGCTGCTGCACGCCATCAGCGACAAGCCCGAGCACCGCCCGTTCGAGCCCGCCTCGACCGCGGTCCAGCCGTACCAGGACCAGGAGTACCAGCCGATCTACTACGTCGCCGAGAGCTTCGAGGATGCGAAGGAGAAGTTCCGCCGCTGGGTCTCGACCATGTCGCGACCGTTCGAGGTACGCTTCAACCCGCACACCGAGCGCGTGGAGGTGCTCGATTCGGTCGACAAGCTGGAAACGCTCGTCTCGCAGCTGAACACCGAAGTGCTGCACCTTACAAATGCCATCGCCAAGCTGAAGCAGCCATTCTGCTAA
- the LOC118510885 gene encoding tyrosine 3-monooxygenase isoform X3, with translation MHTSPSKLMPFQIIQIFLEECDENGYPSRRRSLVDDARFETIVVKQTKQTVLDEARAKANDSTLECSILQAQEQHQQEDKIPQEVQQTVEDQDNDEEEIRMVADAGLTEEEVVLQNAASESPEAEKEVVRAAVVVRLRDGMGSLGRILKAVEAYHGTVVHLESRQSRSEGVQFDVLVKVDMARSNLLQLIRSLRQTQSFGSVSLLSENNVNVKAPWFPKHASELDNCNHLMTKYEPDLDMNHPGFADQVYRARRKEIAEIAFAYRYGDPIPHIDYTETENKTWAAVFGRVKELMVKHACSEYIAVFKKLEDEKIFVKERLPQLQEMSDFLRKNTGFTLRPAAGLLTARDFLASLAFRIFQSTQYVRHINSPYHTPEPDCIHELLGHMPLLADPSFAQFSQEIGLASLGASDEEIEKLSTVYWFTVEFGLCKEKDEVKAYGAGLLSAYGELLHAISDKPEHRPFEPASTAVQPYQDQEYQPIYYVAESFEDAKEKFRRWVSTMSRPFEVRFNPHTERVEVLDSVDKLETLVSQLNTEVLHLTNAIAKLKQPFC, from the exons AACGGATACCCATCCCGGCGCCGTTCTCTGGTCGACGATGCCCGCTTTGAGACGATTGTGGTcaagcaaaccaaacaaaccgtTCTGGACGAGGCCCGCGCAAAGGCCAACG ACTCTACCTTGGAGTGTTCCATTCTGCAGGCCCAAGAACAGCATCAACAAG AAGACAAAATTCCGCAAGAGGTTCAACAGACAGTCGAGGATCAGGATAATGACGAAGAGGAAATTCGAATGGTCGCAG ACGCTGGGCTAACTGAGGAGGAAGTTGTACTGCAGAACGCTGCCTCGGAATCGCCCGAAGCCGAGAAGGAGGTGGTCCGTGCCGCCGTGGTCGTCCGACTGCGGGACGGTATGGGATCGCTCGGACGCATCCTTAAGGCGGTGGAGGCGTACCACGGCACCGTGGTACATCTGGAGTCGCGCCAGTCGCGCAGCGAGGGCGTACAGTTTGACGTCCTCGTCAAGGTCGATATGGCCCGCTCCAATCTGCTGCAGCTGATCCGGTCCCTGCGCCAGACGCAGTCCTTCGGTAGCGTTAGCTTGCTGTCGGAGAACAACGTCAACGTGAAGGCACCGTGGTTCCCCAAGCACGCGTCCGAGCTGGACAACTGCAACCATCTGATGACCAAGTACGAGCCGGATCTTGACATGAACCATCCCGGTTTCGCAGATCAGGTGTACCGTGCTCGTCGCAAGGAAATTGCCGAAATCGCATTCGCTTACCGATA TGGAGACCCAATCCCGCACATTGACTACACGGAAACGGAGAACAAGACCTGGGCGGCCGTGTTCGGGCGCGTGAAGGAGCTGATGGTGAAGCACGCCTGCTCCGAGTACATTGCCGTCTTCAAGAAGCTCGAGGACGAGAAGATTTTCGTGAAGGAGCGCCTGCCCCAGCTCCAGGAAATGAGCGATTTCCTGCGCAAGAACACCGGATTCACGCTCCGACCGGCCGCCGGTCTGCTGACGGCTCGCGATTTCCTCGCTTCGCTGGCGTTCCGCATCTTCCAGAGCACGCAGTACGTGCGACACATCAACTCACCCTACCACACACCGGAACC TGATTGCATCCACGAGCTGCTCGGTCATATGCCGCTGCTCGCCGATCCGAGCTTCGCCCAGTTCTCGCAAGAAATCGGATTAGCCTCGCTCGGTGCCTCGGATGAGGAAATTGAAAAGCTCTCGACG GTGTACTGGTTCACGGTTGAGTTCGGACTGTGCAAGGAAAAGGACGAGGTCAAGGCTTACGGTGCCGGTCTGCTGTCCGCTTACGGTGAGCTGCTGCACGCCATCAGCGACAAGCCCGAGCACCGCCCGTTCGAGCCCGCCTCGACCGCGGTCCAGCCGTACCAGGACCAGGAGTACCAGCCGATCTACTACGTCGCCGAGAGCTTCGAGGATGCGAAGGAGAAGTTCCGCCGCTGGGTCTCGACCATGTCGCGACCGTTCGAGGTACGCTTCAACCCGCACACCGAGCGCGTGGAGGTGCTCGATTCGGTCGACAAGCTGGAAACGCTCGTCTCGCAGCTGAACACCGAAGTGCTGCACCTTACAAATGCCATCGCCAAGCTGAAGCAGCCATTCTGCTAA
- the LOC118510885 gene encoding tyrosine 3-monooxygenase isoform X2: protein MMAVAAAQKNREMFAIKKSYSIENGYPSRRRSLVDDARFETIVVKQTKQTVLDEARAKANDSTLECSILQAQEQHQQEDKIPQEVQQTVEDQDNDEEEIRMVAVDELPQKPQEHVPSADDEEKEKDAGLTEEEVVLQNAASESPEAEKEVVRAAVVVRLRDGMGSLGRILKAVEAYHGTVVHLESRQSRSEGVQFDVLVKVDMARSNLLQLIRSLRQTQSFGSVSLLSENNVNVKAPWFPKHASELDNCNHLMTKYEPDLDMNHPGFADQVYRARRKEIAEIAFAYRYGDPIPHIDYTETENKTWAAVFGRVKELMVKHACSEYIAVFKKLEDEKIFVKERLPQLQEMSDFLRKNTGFTLRPAAGLLTARDFLASLAFRIFQSTQYVRHINSPYHTPEPDCIHELLGHMPLLADPSFAQFSQEIGLASLGASDEEIEKLSTVYWFTVEFGLCKEKDEVKAYGAGLLSAYGELLHAISDKPEHRPFEPASTAVQPYQDQEYQPIYYVAESFEDAKEKFRRWVSTMSRPFEVRFNPHTERVEVLDSVDKLETLVSQLNTEVLHLTNAIAKLKQPFC, encoded by the exons AACGGATACCCATCCCGGCGCCGTTCTCTGGTCGACGATGCCCGCTTTGAGACGATTGTGGTcaagcaaaccaaacaaaccgtTCTGGACGAGGCCCGCGCAAAGGCCAACG ACTCTACCTTGGAGTGTTCCATTCTGCAGGCCCAAGAACAGCATCAACAAG AAGACAAAATTCCGCAAGAGGTTCAACAGACAGTCGAGGATCAGGATAATGACGAAGAGGAAATTCGAATGGTCGCAG TTGATGAGCTACCCCAGAAGCCCCAGGAACACGTTCCAAGTGCCGACGatgaggagaaggaaaaag ACGCTGGGCTAACTGAGGAGGAAGTTGTACTGCAGAACGCTGCCTCGGAATCGCCCGAAGCCGAGAAGGAGGTGGTCCGTGCCGCCGTGGTCGTCCGACTGCGGGACGGTATGGGATCGCTCGGACGCATCCTTAAGGCGGTGGAGGCGTACCACGGCACCGTGGTACATCTGGAGTCGCGCCAGTCGCGCAGCGAGGGCGTACAGTTTGACGTCCTCGTCAAGGTCGATATGGCCCGCTCCAATCTGCTGCAGCTGATCCGGTCCCTGCGCCAGACGCAGTCCTTCGGTAGCGTTAGCTTGCTGTCGGAGAACAACGTCAACGTGAAGGCACCGTGGTTCCCCAAGCACGCGTCCGAGCTGGACAACTGCAACCATCTGATGACCAAGTACGAGCCGGATCTTGACATGAACCATCCCGGTTTCGCAGATCAGGTGTACCGTGCTCGTCGCAAGGAAATTGCCGAAATCGCATTCGCTTACCGATA TGGAGACCCAATCCCGCACATTGACTACACGGAAACGGAGAACAAGACCTGGGCGGCCGTGTTCGGGCGCGTGAAGGAGCTGATGGTGAAGCACGCCTGCTCCGAGTACATTGCCGTCTTCAAGAAGCTCGAGGACGAGAAGATTTTCGTGAAGGAGCGCCTGCCCCAGCTCCAGGAAATGAGCGATTTCCTGCGCAAGAACACCGGATTCACGCTCCGACCGGCCGCCGGTCTGCTGACGGCTCGCGATTTCCTCGCTTCGCTGGCGTTCCGCATCTTCCAGAGCACGCAGTACGTGCGACACATCAACTCACCCTACCACACACCGGAACC TGATTGCATCCACGAGCTGCTCGGTCATATGCCGCTGCTCGCCGATCCGAGCTTCGCCCAGTTCTCGCAAGAAATCGGATTAGCCTCGCTCGGTGCCTCGGATGAGGAAATTGAAAAGCTCTCGACG GTGTACTGGTTCACGGTTGAGTTCGGACTGTGCAAGGAAAAGGACGAGGTCAAGGCTTACGGTGCCGGTCTGCTGTCCGCTTACGGTGAGCTGCTGCACGCCATCAGCGACAAGCCCGAGCACCGCCCGTTCGAGCCCGCCTCGACCGCGGTCCAGCCGTACCAGGACCAGGAGTACCAGCCGATCTACTACGTCGCCGAGAGCTTCGAGGATGCGAAGGAGAAGTTCCGCCGCTGGGTCTCGACCATGTCGCGACCGTTCGAGGTACGCTTCAACCCGCACACCGAGCGCGTGGAGGTGCTCGATTCGGTCGACAAGCTGGAAACGCTCGTCTCGCAGCTGAACACCGAAGTGCTGCACCTTACAAATGCCATCGCCAAGCTGAAGCAGCCATTCTGCTAA